DNA from Sphingomonas sp. SUN039:
TGGCCGCCCAGTTCGGATGCCTGTTTGTAGGTCATCCAGGTCGGACTCTTGTAGCCGAGCGCATCGGCGACGGCCCAGAGATAGAGCGTATTGATCCCCGTGTAGGGGGTCCCGCAATGGCGCAGCGGGCGACCGCCGCTGCCCGATGTCCAGGGCCGTCGCCAGGGCAGGGTTCCGGCCTCGATGCGGGCAATGATGAGCGCGGTGATTTCAGCCGCGATATCGCGTTGGCGTGGTTTCGGGCGCATGAGGGCCTCGCGTGCAAAAGCGCAGCCGGAAGCGCGGGGCTCCCGGCTGCACAGGTTTCAGGAGGAGGAGGCGTCGTCAGGCGGCAACGATATCCTCGGCGACAGAAACGTCCCCGGCCTCGGCATCGTCGGCGACGACGGCATCGCCTTCATCGATGGCTTCGCCTCCGCCATCCCCAGCGTCATCGATGCCGCTTCCATCGACGCTGCCCCCGCGTTCGACGGTGTCTTTGGCGGCGTCATCGACACCCTCGACGATCGGCGCGCCCGAGCCGGTACCGAACTGCATCGCCCGGGGCAGCCAGGCGAGCGCCGTCTCCCTGATTTCGGGTTCGCTGACGGCATGACCGGCAAACAGCGTCTGGCACGATCCGGAGATTTCGCCCTTCTTCGACTGCATATAGCGCCCAGCGAGCGCGGGTCCGCCGACGTCGGCGAGAATGGCGAGCAGCGTCGACTTGCTCACCTTGTCGAAGAAGTTCTCCGAGGTCGGCCGCCACCAGGCGGCGACGTCGATTTCGAGCAATTCGGCCAGCCTTGCCTGCAAGGGGTTGGTACGATGACCGAAGCTGCACTTGGCCTCGAGCGACGTCGCCACCGCCATCGCCAGCCATGCAGCCTTGGCATCGTCGTCGAGCGCGCGAAATGCGTCGAACCGGTCGACCTCGCGCGCGTGTTCGGTCCATCCGCTGTCGAGCTCGCTCTGCACCTCGCCGAGATAATCGCGCGCCCGACTTGGCGGCACGTCGCGCGCTGGAACCGGATCGTCGGGGCGACGCCTGGCGATCGTCGACCCGTAAGCTGCGTGGCGCGGATCGACGATTGCGAACAGCGCATAGTCGAGCGCGAGCGCGGGCTGGGCGAGGATCGCGGCAGCAAGGACGTCGCGCCGCTGGACCGCAAGCGAATCCGACAGCTTCGCGCTGAGCGGCTTGCCGCCCGGCACCGTCGCATCGACCGCAGGCGGCGATTTGATCCGTCCCCCGGCGGTGGTGACCGGTCCGGTCTCGCCGGGTTCGCCGATCGGCGCTTCGCTGTAATAGCTGGTGTCGAGGACGAGCGCCCCGCTCGGCGTGAGGAGCAGGAATGCGCCGATCTTGCTCTTCAGCGCGTCATCGAGCGCGGCGGGGCGATCGTCGAGCGTCTGGTAGCGGAGACGAAGCGCCTCGCATTCGGCCTCGAGCGCCTCATAATGGCCGTCGTCCTGGCCGTCCTCATCCATCGCGGTTTCGATTTCGTCGAGGCGCGCTTCGATCGCCGCCATGGCTGCGGATTCGGCCTCGGTCGGATCGCGCTGCGGGACAGACACGCGGTAGAGCGATGCGGCCTCGTTATAGGTGTTGGTCGTGGCGATGGGCCGGATCCAGGCAAGGCCGGTTTCCGCACCGATACGCGTCGCTTCGGCCGTCATCTTCTCGGCGGCGAGGCGTTCGGCGATCTCGGGATTTGTCCAGCGGTCGCCATCGGTTTCGTAGAGGTCGCGGGTGACATGGCCCCCGGCGGCGACATACGCCTCCTCGCCGACGAGGAGTGCGATCGCGTCGGTGGCGCGCATCGTCTCATGCTGGATCGCGCGCTTGATCGTGTCGGCGCTGTAATAGCCTTGCGTCCCATAGGTCTCGAACACGCGCAGCTGCTTTTCGATATTGTCCGTCGAGGCAAAAGCCTTGGCCTTGTCGAGCGTCAGCGTGCCCTCGCGCAATGCGGCGAAGATGGGGTCGGCGAGATTGGCAAGCCGGAGACGGCCTTCGACGAACCGCCGGGTGACACCAAAACGCGTGGCGACCGCGTCGAGATCGTCGCCCTTGGCGATGAAGTCCTGGAAGGCGCGGCATTCATCGGCCGGCGTCATTGCCATGCGTTCGAAATTCTCGACGAGCGACAGCTCGGTCTTCTCAGCGTCGGTTGCGGTCTTCTCGCGGGCCGGAACCGGAAAATCCTTGTCGATCTTGCCCTGCTCGGCGAGCAACGTCAGCGCCTGGAAGCGACGACCGCCGGCAAACACTTCGAAATGGCCGCGCGGCTTCTTGAGCGGCGTGACGACGAGATTTTGCAGAACACCATGA
Protein-coding regions in this window:
- a CDS encoding ParB/RepB/Spo0J family partition protein; this translates as MFTTVPLSKLRLSGANVRKTGPRSIEQLAATIEAHGVLQNLVVTPLKKPRGHFEVFAGGRRFQALTLLAEQGKIDKDFPVPAREKTATDAEKTELSLVENFERMAMTPADECRAFQDFIAKGDDLDAVATRFGVTRRFVEGRLRLANLADPIFAALREGTLTLDKAKAFASTDNIEKQLRVFETYGTQGYYSADTIKRAIQHETMRATDAIALLVGEEAYVAAGGHVTRDLYETDGDRWTNPEIAERLAAEKMTAEATRIGAETGLAWIRPIATTNTYNEAASLYRVSVPQRDPTEAESAAMAAIEARLDEIETAMDEDGQDDGHYEALEAECEALRLRYQTLDDRPAALDDALKSKIGAFLLLTPSGALVLDTSYYSEAPIGEPGETGPVTTAGGRIKSPPAVDATVPGGKPLSAKLSDSLAVQRRDVLAAAILAQPALALDYALFAIVDPRHAAYGSTIARRRPDDPVPARDVPPSRARDYLGEVQSELDSGWTEHAREVDRFDAFRALDDDAKAAWLAMAVATSLEAKCSFGHRTNPLQARLAELLEIDVAAWWRPTSENFFDKVSKSTLLAILADVGGPALAGRYMQSKKGEISGSCQTLFAGHAVSEPEIRETALAWLPRAMQFGTGSGAPIVEGVDDAAKDTVERGGSVDGSGIDDAGDGGGEAIDEGDAVVADDAEAGDVSVAEDIVAA